From a region of the Spelaeicoccus albus genome:
- the nhaA gene encoding Na+/H+ antiporter NhaA, whose translation MPEPNTARPTVFARLKQARELDRSLHTETIGGLLLLAGAVAALIWANTPAGDAYQRLMEFRLGPETLSLHLSVTHWASDGLLAIFFFVAGLELKRELLVGDLRNPRQALLPVVAAACGVAVPAAAYLLITAGDPVAMQGWAIPAATDIAFALAVLAVIGSHLPRAVRSFLLTLAVVDDLIAIVIIAVFYTSTIHIGFLVLTIVPVGLFALLVRVRRIPGPLKAAVLIVLALLAWYSMFASGVHATIAGVLIGFTVPVRPGGSDKSADPGTSADSGTSAESGTSAESDTGASRADRYLEVIEPLSAGIVVPIFAFCSAGVALVGGGLAGGLTDRVFYAVVVGLVVGKFIGIFGGTWLTVKLTHATLDKSVAWVDILGVALLGGIGFTVSLLVGDLSFGTGERAGYVKFGVLTASLTAALLGAAVLRRRNRFYRDGAER comes from the coding sequence ATGCCTGAACCAAATACTGCCCGTCCCACCGTATTCGCCCGCCTGAAACAGGCACGTGAACTCGACAGATCCCTGCACACCGAGACCATTGGCGGCCTGCTGTTGCTGGCCGGGGCCGTTGCCGCACTCATTTGGGCGAACACGCCGGCCGGCGACGCCTATCAGCGGCTGATGGAGTTCCGTCTCGGTCCGGAAACTCTCAGCTTACACCTGTCCGTCACGCACTGGGCGTCGGACGGGCTGCTGGCCATCTTCTTCTTCGTCGCGGGTCTTGAACTCAAACGCGAGTTGCTGGTCGGCGATCTGCGAAACCCCCGGCAAGCGCTGCTTCCCGTCGTCGCGGCGGCATGCGGCGTCGCGGTGCCGGCAGCCGCGTACCTGTTGATCACCGCCGGCGACCCGGTGGCCATGCAGGGGTGGGCGATCCCGGCGGCCACCGACATCGCCTTCGCACTAGCCGTGCTGGCAGTGATCGGCTCGCACCTGCCGCGTGCCGTCCGGTCCTTTCTGCTTACCCTGGCAGTCGTCGACGACCTAATTGCCATAGTCATCATCGCCGTGTTCTACACGTCGACGATCCACATCGGCTTTCTTGTACTCACGATAGTTCCCGTCGGCCTGTTCGCGTTGCTCGTGCGGGTCCGCCGCATACCCGGTCCTCTCAAGGCCGCCGTCTTGATCGTCCTGGCTCTTCTGGCCTGGTATTCGATGTTCGCGTCCGGCGTGCACGCCACAATCGCCGGCGTGCTCATTGGATTCACCGTGCCGGTCCGCCCCGGCGGGTCCGACAAGTCCGCCGACCCCGGCACATCGGCCGATTCCGGCACGTCGGCCGAATCCGGCACGTCGGCCGAATCCGACACCGGCGCGTCACGGGCCGACAGGTATTTGGAAGTCATCGAGCCGTTGTCGGCAGGCATCGTGGTGCCGATCTTCGCCTTCTGCTCGGCGGGCGTGGCGCTCGTCGGCGGAGGGTTGGCGGGCGGTTTGACCGATCGTGTCTTCTACGCAGTAGTCGTCGGGCTGGTGGTCGGAAAATTCATCGGCATTTTCGGCGGAACGTGGCTCACCGTGAAGCTCACGCACGCCACCTTGGACAAGTCGGTCGCCTGGGTCGACATTCTCGGCGTCGCGCTGCTGGGCGGGATCGGATTCACCGTCTCACTGCTGGTCGGCGATCTGTCGTTCGGCACGGGCGAGCGAGCCGGATACGTGAAATTCGGGGTGCTCACCGCATCATTGACCGCAGCGCTGCTCGGGGCAGCAGTGCTGCGGCGGCGCAACCGGTTTTACCGGGACGGCGCGGAGCGCTAA
- a CDS encoding phage holin family protein: MAQRSLKQILREITGDFKTLAQEEKSLATAEVKSGATKLGIGGGLLVGALFFVLLAVIILLFAASAGLHAAGLAWWLSFLIIGVALIVLGAILALIGLPFLKKGKPVPTQAINGAKSTLNAVKSAAKNPSGPQV, from the coding sequence ATGGCACAGCGGTCGCTGAAGCAAATCCTCCGCGAGATCACCGGCGACTTCAAAACGCTGGCTCAAGAGGAGAAGTCGCTTGCCACGGCCGAGGTCAAGTCGGGTGCGACAAAGCTCGGCATTGGCGGAGGCCTGCTGGTCGGCGCCTTGTTCTTCGTCCTGTTAGCCGTCATCATCCTACTGTTTGCAGCATCAGCCGGGCTGCACGCCGCCGGCCTCGCCTGGTGGCTGTCATTCCTGATCATCGGCGTCGCACTCATAGTGCTCGGCGCCATCCTGGCGCTCATCGGCCTGCCGTTCCTCAAGAAGGGCAAGCCAGTACCCACCCAGGCCATCAACGGCGCCAAGTCGACGTTGAACGCCGTCAAGTCCGCTGCCAAGAACCCCAGCGGGCCGCAGGTCTGA
- a CDS encoding NUDIX hydrolase → MTACRPDPIADAVAGLPEAPPDPRWETMRRVPVGTRARDAAVLMLFGRGTAPVTDGGRRAVRTMARQWADADVLLLQRAGGLRHHAGQVAFPGGGVDAADGGPVDAALREAEEETGVEPAGVDVLGTLTPLYIPPSRFLVTPVLAWWREPGAVHVMDAGESESVHRVAIPDLIAAENRGVFTGRTGFTSPAFTVGTLAIWGFTATLLDFAFDRLGWAAEWDSNRTIDIDVP, encoded by the coding sequence ATGACGGCCTGTCGGCCCGATCCGATCGCGGACGCCGTTGCCGGGCTTCCCGAGGCTCCGCCCGATCCGCGGTGGGAGACCATGCGCCGGGTGCCGGTCGGCACGCGGGCGCGCGACGCGGCGGTGCTGATGCTGTTCGGCAGAGGGACGGCTCCCGTCACGGACGGCGGCCGGCGCGCCGTCCGGACAATGGCGCGGCAATGGGCGGACGCCGATGTCCTGTTGTTGCAGCGGGCCGGCGGGCTGCGCCACCACGCCGGTCAGGTCGCGTTTCCGGGCGGCGGCGTGGACGCCGCGGACGGCGGGCCGGTGGACGCGGCACTGCGGGAGGCCGAGGAGGAAACCGGAGTCGAGCCGGCCGGTGTGGACGTGCTGGGCACCTTGACGCCGCTTTACATTCCGCCGAGCCGATTCCTGGTCACGCCCGTGCTTGCTTGGTGGCGCGAGCCCGGAGCGGTGCACGTGATGGACGCGGGGGAGTCCGAGTCGGTGCACCGGGTGGCGATTCCGGACCTGATCGCCGCCGAAAACCGCGGCGTGTTCACCGGCCGGACCGGCTTCACGTCGCCGGCGTTTACCGTCGGCACGCTGGCGATTTGGGGGTTCACCGCCACGCTCTTGGATTTCGCCTTCGACCGACTCGGATGGGCCGCCGAGTGGGACAGCAACCGCACTATCGATATCGACGTGCCGTAG
- the nth gene encoding endonuclease III, with protein MATTEKSQSETPLAKKRRARRINRELAQFYPYARCELDFADPFQLLVATVLSAQTTDVRVNQVTPALFAAYPGPAELAAADKAAVESLVRPTGFFRSKADKIQRLAAAIVHDFGAEVPQGLDDLVTLPGVGRKTAHVVRGNAFGFPGLTVDTHFGRLARRLGFTTSDDPVVVERDVADLFDRKDWTMLSHRLIFHGRRICHSRRPACGACPIASLCPSYGIGEVDHEAALKLRRFELAPGQ; from the coding sequence GTGGCCACTACCGAAAAATCGCAATCCGAGACACCGTTGGCGAAAAAGCGGCGGGCACGACGGATCAACAGGGAACTCGCACAATTTTACCCGTATGCGCGCTGCGAACTCGATTTTGCCGATCCGTTCCAACTCTTGGTGGCCACGGTGCTGTCCGCTCAGACCACCGACGTGCGCGTCAACCAAGTGACTCCTGCCTTGTTCGCCGCATACCCGGGACCGGCCGAACTGGCAGCGGCCGACAAGGCCGCCGTGGAATCGCTGGTGCGTCCCACCGGGTTCTTCCGGTCCAAGGCCGATAAGATCCAGCGACTTGCCGCGGCGATAGTGCACGATTTCGGCGCCGAGGTACCGCAGGGCCTCGACGACCTGGTGACTCTGCCCGGCGTCGGGCGTAAAACGGCGCACGTCGTCCGCGGCAACGCCTTCGGATTCCCCGGGCTGACCGTGGACACGCATTTCGGCAGGCTCGCCCGCAGGCTGGGCTTCACGACGTCCGACGATCCGGTGGTCGTCGAACGCGACGTGGCGGACCTGTTCGACCGGAAGGACTGGACAATGCTCTCGCACCGGCTGATCTTCCACGGACGCCGGATTTGTCATTCCCGCCGTCCGGCGTGCGGCGCCTGCCCGATCGCCTCCCTGTGCCCCTCGTACGGGATCGGCGAAGTCGACCACGAGGCGGCCTTGAAGCTGCGCCGATTCGAGCTGGCACCCGGTCAATGA
- a CDS encoding Crp/Fnr family transcriptional regulator — protein sequence MDIEVVRKAPLFSGLGDEATGALLELMTTSTLDRGSVLFDEGDPGSELYVIVTGKLKLGRTASDGRENLLSILGPGEMFGELSLFDPGPRTATVTAVSDCTLLGLANNHLMTWLDGRPEAARNLLQALAARLRRTNDTVGDLVFSDVPGRVAKALLDLADRFGRPAADGVLVAHELTQEELAQLVGASRETVNKALADFAARGWIRLEARAVVLLDVERMTSRAR from the coding sequence GTGGATATTGAGGTCGTAAGGAAAGCGCCGCTTTTTTCCGGGCTTGGTGACGAGGCGACCGGAGCGCTGTTGGAGCTCATGACGACGAGCACGCTTGATCGCGGCTCGGTCTTGTTCGACGAAGGCGATCCCGGCAGCGAACTGTACGTGATAGTCACCGGCAAGCTGAAGCTCGGACGGACCGCTTCGGACGGCCGCGAGAATCTGCTGTCGATCCTCGGACCCGGCGAGATGTTCGGCGAACTCTCACTGTTCGATCCGGGCCCCCGCACTGCGACAGTGACTGCCGTATCCGACTGCACGCTGCTCGGCCTGGCCAACAACCACCTCATGACCTGGCTCGACGGCCGGCCCGAGGCCGCTCGCAATCTGCTGCAGGCCCTTGCCGCCCGGCTGCGACGCACCAATGACACGGTCGGCGACTTGGTCTTCTCCGACGTGCCGGGCCGCGTGGCAAAGGCACTGCTCGATCTGGCCGACCGATTCGGGCGGCCCGCAGCGGACGGCGTCCTCGTCGCCCACGAGCTCACCCAAGAAGAACTCGCCCAGCTGGTCGGTGCCTCGCGCGAAACGGTCAACAAGGCGCTTGCCGACTTTGCCGCGCGCGGATGGATCCGGTTGGAGGCCCGCGCCGTCGTCCTGCTCGACGTCGAACGGATGACCTCCCGCGCCCGGTAG
- a CDS encoding MBL fold metallo-hydrolase, whose product MSKLPENVSHILAPNKSAMTLQGTNTWVIFSEDEKSAVLIDPGPAIDEHIDAFRKVVRDRGATLHSIILTHMHLDHSEALKTVSEWAPGVPVYAVSEQFRVNTNAVIDCDELRFGEGDGDWLRFLRTPGHTYDSLSVITPDGTLFTGDSVLGLGTTVVSYPDGSLGDYLASLSRLNALAHHLEVKVILPGHGPVIHEPMVALSNYLRHRNARLEQVRAALADGAKTPQDVYDIVYGDTDRNVHDAAIQSIKSQLEYLRRIHEA is encoded by the coding sequence ATGTCTAAGTTGCCGGAAAACGTCTCGCATATCCTCGCGCCGAACAAGTCAGCGATGACTTTGCAGGGGACGAATACCTGGGTGATTTTCTCCGAGGACGAGAAATCCGCGGTGCTGATCGACCCCGGCCCCGCCATCGACGAGCACATCGACGCGTTCCGCAAGGTCGTGCGCGACCGCGGAGCGACGTTGCATTCGATAATCCTCACCCACATGCATCTCGACCATTCGGAAGCGCTGAAGACCGTCTCCGAGTGGGCGCCCGGAGTACCCGTGTACGCGGTGTCCGAACAGTTCCGCGTCAACACGAACGCCGTCATAGATTGCGACGAGCTGCGATTCGGCGAAGGAGACGGCGACTGGCTGCGGTTCTTGCGAACTCCGGGGCACACCTACGATTCGCTCAGTGTGATCACACCGGACGGGACCCTCTTTACCGGGGACTCCGTCCTCGGGCTCGGCACCACCGTCGTTTCGTATCCGGACGGCTCATTAGGGGATTACCTGGCGAGCCTCAGCCGGCTGAACGCCCTGGCCCACCACCTCGAAGTGAAGGTCATTCTTCCGGGGCACGGCCCCGTCATCCACGAACCGATGGTGGCGCTCAGTAACTACCTGCGGCACCGCAATGCGCGATTGGAACAAGTGCGCGCAGCCTTGGCGGACGGTGCGAAAACGCCGCAGGACGTGTATGACATCGTTTACGGGGACACCGACCGGAACGTGCATGACGCCGCCATCCAATCGATCAAGTCGCAGCTGGAGTATCTCCGCCGCATTCACGAAGCCTGA
- a CDS encoding NUDIX hydrolase, with protein sequence MAIEYMRSRSFDVPPDLQDKLDAWDDEDDVPEPVPAREAATVALVRDSPRGVEVFMIRRATSMAFAPDRMAFPGGRVDPSDREEVPWSGWTPARCCKKMGFNDAEAARSAIIAAVRETYEECGVLLAETADGDLVSDLTSKSWASNRPALETREMDFATFLRRSELALRADLLQPWSRWVTPEREHRRFDTMFFAAVLPAGQQAVADSGETSWGGWILAEEAARQGRQGGGAVMLPPTLVTLEEIARMPSVGAVMSRVSDLQPITPRLERSDGRWAITVELPGRPAPVEKHMGVPYV encoded by the coding sequence ATGGCTATCGAATACATGCGCTCGCGATCGTTCGACGTCCCTCCCGATCTTCAGGACAAGCTCGATGCCTGGGACGACGAGGACGACGTGCCCGAGCCCGTTCCGGCCAGGGAGGCGGCCACCGTCGCGTTGGTACGCGATTCGCCGCGCGGAGTCGAGGTCTTCATGATTCGGCGGGCTACCTCGATGGCTTTCGCGCCGGACCGGATGGCGTTTCCGGGAGGCCGCGTCGACCCATCGGACCGGGAAGAAGTGCCGTGGAGCGGGTGGACGCCGGCGCGCTGTTGCAAGAAGATGGGCTTCAACGACGCGGAAGCGGCCCGCAGCGCCATCATCGCGGCAGTACGCGAAACCTACGAAGAGTGCGGAGTCCTGCTGGCCGAGACCGCCGACGGCGACCTGGTCAGCGACCTGACCAGCAAATCGTGGGCTTCCAACCGGCCGGCGCTTGAAACCCGGGAAATGGACTTTGCGACGTTCTTGCGCCGTTCCGAACTGGCCCTGCGTGCCGATCTGCTCCAGCCGTGGTCCCGCTGGGTCACTCCCGAGCGCGAGCATCGTCGATTCGACACCATGTTTTTTGCCGCCGTCCTCCCGGCCGGCCAGCAAGCAGTGGCCGATTCGGGCGAGACGTCGTGGGGCGGCTGGATCCTGGCCGAGGAAGCCGCACGACAGGGACGTCAAGGCGGCGGAGCAGTGATGCTTCCGCCGACTCTTGTCACGCTTGAAGAGATTGCTCGAATGCCCAGCGTGGGGGCTGTGATGAGCCGGGTCAGCGACCTGCAGCCGATCACGCCGCGGCTTGAGCGGTCGGATGGACGATGGGCCATCACCGTCGAACTGCCGGGCCGCCCGGCGCCGGTTGAAAAACACATGGGGGTGCCGTATGTCTAA
- a CDS encoding RidA family protein, producing the protein MASVESAIADLGLALPEVVPPVASYVPAVVSGDYVYTAGQLPMIDGKLGAVGKVAAEGGDGVVDQQTAADMARVCALNALAAVKSAVGDLDKIVRVVKVVGFVASDPSFTQQPQVVNGASDLLGKVFGDRGVHARSAVGVAVLPMNAPVEVELIVQVEPS; encoded by the coding sequence ATGGCCTCTGTTGAATCCGCGATCGCCGACCTCGGGCTGGCCCTCCCGGAGGTAGTCCCGCCAGTCGCCTCGTACGTTCCGGCGGTTGTCAGCGGCGACTACGTCTACACGGCGGGACAACTGCCGATGATCGACGGAAAGCTCGGCGCCGTCGGCAAGGTCGCGGCAGAAGGCGGCGACGGGGTCGTGGATCAGCAGACCGCTGCGGACATGGCGCGGGTCTGCGCCTTGAACGCACTGGCCGCGGTCAAATCCGCTGTCGGCGATCTGGACAAGATAGTACGCGTGGTCAAGGTTGTCGGATTCGTCGCTTCGGATCCGTCGTTCACGCAGCAGCCGCAGGTGGTCAACGGGGCGTCGGACTTGCTCGGCAAGGTCTTCGGCGACCGGGGCGTGCATGCACGGTCCGCGGTGGGCGTGGCAGTGCTGCCGATGAACGCCCCGGTCGAAGTCGAGTTGATAGTGCAAGTGGAGCCCAGCTAG
- a CDS encoding transglycosylase domain-containing protein: protein MSSSPRVRAWLSFVAISAVAGLLVAGISLPAVGAASSSAKSSVAFFNSLPASLKEAPLAQQSTMVAKDGSVIAKFYWENRIEVPLKKIAPSLRHATVDIEDYRFFKHGGVDINGILRAAVHNVLSPSTQGASTLTQQYVKNVLVEDAHAKDDAAQVEAATDDSGFTGIARKMREAKLAVAVEKKYSKKEILNRYLNINNYGGNPRQYGVEAASRHYWGIHASELNIAQSALLAGIVQNPSAYNPERHPKAALTRRNTVLGEMLKRDHITRKQHDKAVKKGLGLEIHRTSNGCVGAGTSAFFCAYVEKIIESNKAFGKTATERHNLLTRGGLTIKTTIDPRLQKIAQRTVSGAVPNKDKSGVGHSLVTVRPGNGHIVAMVENRTYSVSPDAGRSETSINYNVDRTRGGAGGFQVGSTWKAYVLAQWLKSGNQLYDRVDASRNSYYGFKTSCAKRNYATHGYTLKNANDSEGLDGPMSVLEGTKHSVNTAFAAMASTLDMCKIRDTAMSLGVHDGSGKPLNKVYVNNVKSQRVLLPSSILGTMSISPLTMASSYATFADRGVYCQPKAITSITDGNGTKLKLPHKSCHRSLKKGIADGVAYALTQTFEGGTTDDLKIPYPAGAKTGTTNFEVGVGWLVGFTKGLSTAVWTGDPTGNNYELGAGHVKIDGKYVGPMYGATISGPTWQKFMTKAGGMYRHAKFGPAPPKVLGHRYVPPAPPPVDDSSPETSESPSTSPEQPSSPDPSSPPPSSSDPTSNPPTSDKPSSPPAESKKPAPPSSNDGGKDIGGKGSNPGKTSGGKDD from the coding sequence ATGAGTTCGTCCCCCCGCGTCAGGGCATGGCTGTCCTTTGTCGCGATCAGCGCCGTCGCCGGGCTGCTCGTGGCCGGGATTTCGCTGCCGGCCGTCGGCGCGGCGTCCTCGAGTGCAAAATCGTCCGTTGCGTTTTTCAATTCCTTGCCGGCCTCGCTGAAGGAAGCCCCGTTGGCGCAGCAATCGACAATGGTGGCCAAGGACGGATCGGTGATCGCGAAGTTCTATTGGGAGAACCGGATCGAGGTACCGCTGAAGAAGATCGCGCCGTCCCTGCGTCACGCCACAGTCGATATTGAGGACTATCGCTTCTTCAAGCATGGCGGGGTCGACATCAACGGCATCTTGCGGGCAGCCGTGCACAACGTTCTTTCGCCGAGCACGCAAGGAGCCTCGACGCTGACGCAGCAGTACGTGAAGAACGTGCTCGTCGAAGATGCCCACGCCAAGGACGATGCGGCGCAGGTTGAAGCAGCCACCGACGATTCCGGCTTCACCGGCATTGCGCGAAAGATGCGTGAAGCGAAACTCGCCGTTGCCGTCGAAAAGAAATACAGCAAGAAGGAAATACTGAATCGATACCTGAATATCAATAACTACGGCGGCAATCCGCGCCAGTACGGAGTTGAAGCCGCGTCCCGACACTATTGGGGCATCCACGCCTCGGAATTGAACATTGCGCAGTCGGCACTTCTGGCCGGGATCGTGCAGAACCCGAGCGCTTACAATCCGGAACGGCATCCGAAAGCGGCGTTGACAAGACGGAACACGGTGCTGGGGGAGATGCTCAAACGCGATCACATCACCCGGAAACAACATGACAAGGCAGTGAAAAAGGGTCTCGGCCTGGAAATTCACCGAACTTCCAACGGGTGTGTGGGCGCGGGGACCAGCGCTTTCTTTTGCGCCTATGTGGAAAAAATCATCGAATCGAACAAGGCCTTCGGCAAAACTGCTACCGAGCGGCATAATCTTTTGACCCGCGGCGGGCTGACCATCAAGACGACAATCGACCCGAGGTTGCAGAAGATCGCTCAGCGTACGGTGTCCGGCGCCGTGCCGAACAAGGACAAATCCGGCGTCGGCCATTCGCTCGTCACCGTGCGCCCGGGAAACGGCCACATCGTGGCAATGGTGGAAAACCGCACCTACAGTGTCTCGCCGGACGCCGGCCGCAGCGAGACGTCCATCAATTACAACGTGGACCGGACTCGCGGCGGCGCCGGCGGCTTCCAGGTGGGGTCCACGTGGAAGGCGTACGTCCTGGCCCAGTGGCTCAAATCCGGCAATCAGCTGTATGACCGGGTCGATGCCTCACGGAACTCGTATTACGGCTTCAAAACAAGCTGCGCCAAGCGGAACTACGCCACGCACGGCTACACCTTGAAGAACGCGAACGACAGCGAGGGCCTCGACGGCCCCATGAGCGTGCTCGAGGGCACCAAACATTCGGTCAATACCGCGTTTGCGGCAATGGCGTCGACCCTCGACATGTGCAAGATCCGCGATACGGCCATGAGCCTCGGCGTGCACGACGGCAGTGGCAAACCGTTGAACAAGGTGTACGTCAACAATGTGAAATCGCAACGAGTCCTGTTGCCGTCATCGATCCTCGGCACTATGTCGATCTCGCCGTTGACGATGGCCTCCTCGTACGCGACGTTCGCCGACCGAGGCGTGTATTGCCAGCCCAAGGCCATCACGTCGATCACCGACGGCAACGGCACGAAGCTGAAGCTGCCGCACAAGTCCTGCCACAGATCGTTGAAGAAGGGGATTGCCGACGGTGTGGCGTACGCGTTGACGCAAACGTTCGAGGGCGGTACGACCGACGACTTGAAGATCCCCTACCCGGCCGGGGCGAAGACCGGGACGACGAACTTCGAAGTCGGCGTCGGCTGGCTTGTCGGCTTCACCAAGGGATTGTCGACGGCCGTGTGGACGGGCGATCCGACAGGCAATAATTACGAGCTTGGCGCCGGCCACGTGAAGATCGACGGCAAGTACGTCGGGCCGATGTACGGGGCAACGATATCCGGCCCGACGTGGCAAAAATTCATGACCAAGGCCGGGGGCATGTACCGGCACGCCAAATTCGGTCCGGCGCCGCCCAAGGTCCTGGGTCATCGATACGTCCCTCCCGCCCCGCCGCCCGTCGACGACAGCAGCCCGGAGACGTCGGAGTCACCCTCCACCTCGCCCGAACAACCGAGCTCGCCGGACCCGTCGTCGCCTCCGCCCAGCTCGTCCGATCCGACCTCGAACCCGCCGACTTCGGACAAGCCAAGCAGCCCGCCCGCCGAATCGAAGAAGCCCGCGCCGCCGTCGTCGAACGACGGAGGCAAGGACATCGGCGGCAAGGGATCGAATCCGGGGAAAACCAGCGGCGGCAAGGATGACTGA
- a CDS encoding transglycosylase domain-containing protein, which yields MPQPTSSSFLGRKAGALASFIAVSCICGVLIAGVAIPGAGIASQGTKAGVEVFNDLPASLHTHPLAQQSTMLASDGSVIAKFYWENRIEKPLGKISRHVQDATVATEDNRYFKHGGVDLSGIARAAVHNIVSPSTQGASTLTQQYVKNVLVESAHSKGNSDDVAEATQSQGASGIARKMREAKLAVAVEKKFSKKEILNRYLNINNYSGSPNQYGVEAAARHYWGISAKDLNVPQSALLAGIVQNPSQYNPERHPKDAKVRRNAVLNKMYQYGYISEQERDKAKKTGLDLDIHNTPRGCVTAGTSAYFCDYVQRTIETNPVFGKNVRQRKNLLDRGGLTIKTTLDPSMQSKAKHAVESRIPNKDSSGLGHTLVTVEPGTGRIMAMAQNRTYSQSDKPTRGSSALNYNVDRRLGGGGGFQVGSAWKAFVLADWLKEDHQLYDKVDASRSNYYGFRSSCDNHRYAVNGYGPKNAGDSEGKNGPMTVLEGTKLSVNTAFAAMASKLDMCGIRDIASSLGVHTGTGKALKDDKLPGGAQRVLYPSSILGSENISPLTMASAYAAFPADGKYCRPVGIDSVTDRNGKKMKVPGAGCHQAIDKHIAETVGWALTKTFDGGTTEGLEIGVPAGAKTGTTNFEVGSTWTIGYTKGLATAAWAGNPLKNQDMSDTTIGGTYYSAVYGATIAGKTWQDYMSQVAPNHPHGAFADPDKSLVGTPPAPPPPPKDTTDDSDKPSDGDSGDKSDGGDNGDKSDGGDNGDKSDGGNKSDGGDNGDKSDGGDKSDGGDNGDKSIGGDKSHGGHDG from the coding sequence ATGCCACAACCAACTTCGAGCTCCTTCCTGGGGCGAAAAGCCGGGGCGCTGGCGTCGTTCATCGCCGTCAGCTGTATTTGCGGCGTCCTGATCGCCGGGGTCGCGATCCCCGGAGCCGGGATTGCCTCACAAGGGACCAAAGCCGGTGTGGAGGTCTTCAACGATCTGCCGGCATCGCTGCACACGCATCCGCTTGCCCAGCAATCCACCATGTTGGCCAGCGACGGGTCGGTGATCGCGAAATTCTATTGGGAGAATCGGATCGAGAAGCCGCTGGGGAAGATCTCCCGGCACGTCCAGGACGCGACGGTCGCCACCGAAGACAACCGGTACTTCAAGCACGGCGGCGTCGACCTGTCCGGGATCGCACGTGCGGCAGTGCACAATATCGTCTCGCCGAGCACGCAAGGCGCCTCGACGCTGACGCAGCAGTACGTGAAGAACGTGCTTGTGGAAAGCGCGCATTCGAAAGGAAACTCGGACGATGTGGCCGAGGCCACGCAAAGCCAGGGCGCATCGGGCATCGCCCGGAAGATGCGCGAGGCCAAGCTGGCAGTCGCGGTCGAGAAGAAGTTCAGCAAGAAAGAAATTCTGAACCGGTATCTCAACATCAACAACTACAGCGGAAGCCCGAACCAGTACGGCGTGGAGGCTGCCGCTCGGCATTATTGGGGAATCAGTGCCAAGGACCTCAATGTGCCGCAGTCGGCATTGCTGGCGGGCATTGTGCAGAACCCGTCCCAGTACAACCCCGAACGGCATCCCAAGGACGCAAAGGTGCGACGGAACGCCGTCCTGAACAAGATGTACCAGTACGGATATATCTCGGAGCAGGAACGCGACAAGGCGAAGAAGACGGGACTCGACCTTGACATCCACAACACTCCGCGCGGCTGCGTGACGGCCGGAACCAGCGCGTACTTCTGCGATTACGTGCAACGGACCATCGAGACCAACCCCGTGTTCGGCAAGAACGTACGCCAGCGCAAGAACTTGCTCGACCGTGGCGGACTGACCATCAAGACCACGCTGGATCCGTCCATGCAGAGCAAGGCCAAGCACGCCGTGGAGTCGCGGATACCGAACAAGGACTCGTCCGGGCTGGGGCACACGCTCGTGACTGTCGAACCGGGCACGGGCCGGATCATGGCAATGGCCCAGAACCGCACGTACAGCCAGTCGGACAAGCCGACGCGCGGAAGCAGCGCGCTCAACTACAACGTCGACCGCAGGCTCGGCGGCGGCGGAGGATTCCAAGTCGGTTCGGCGTGGAAGGCGTTCGTCCTGGCGGACTGGCTCAAAGAGGATCACCAACTCTACGACAAAGTCGACGCGTCGCGCAGCAACTACTACGGTTTCCGCAGCAGCTGCGACAATCACCGGTACGCCGTCAACGGTTACGGTCCGAAGAACGCCGGCGACAGCGAGGGCAAGAACGGCCCCATGACAGTGCTCGAAGGCACCAAGTTGTCGGTGAACACGGCATTTGCGGCAATGGCCTCGAAACTCGACATGTGCGGAATCCGCGATATCGCGTCGTCGCTCGGCGTGCACACGGGCACGGGTAAGGCACTCAAGGACGACAAGTTGCCCGGCGGTGCTCAGCGGGTACTTTACCCGTCATCGATTCTCGGGTCGGAGAACATTTCGCCGCTGACCATGGCGTCGGCGTACGCGGCATTTCCGGCGGACGGCAAATATTGCCGTCCGGTCGGCATCGACTCCGTTACCGATCGGAACGGCAAGAAGATGAAGGTGCCCGGCGCCGGATGCCATCAGGCAATCGATAAGCACATCGCCGAGACGGTGGGCTGGGCGTTGACGAAAACGTTCGACGGCGGCACGACGGAAGGTCTCGAAATCGGTGTCCCGGCCGGCGCCAAGACCGGCACGACGAACTTCGAGGTCGGCTCGACGTGGACCATTGGCTACACGAAAGGCCTCGCGACGGCTGCGTGGGCAGGGAACCCGTTGAAGAACCAGGACATGAGCGATACCACCATCGGCGGCACGTATTACAGTGCCGTTTACGGTGCGACCATCGCCGGCAAGACCTGGCAGGACTATATGTCGCAAGTCGCTCCGAATCATCCGCACGGGGCCTTTGCCGATCCGGACAAATCGCTTGTCGGCACGCCGCCGGCGCCGCCGCCCCCGCCGAAGGACACGACGGACGACTCCGACAAACCCAGTGACGGCGACTCCGGCGACAAATCCGACGGCGGTGACAACGGGGACAAGTCGGACGGCGGTGACAACGGCGACAAGTCCGATGGCGGAAATAAGTCCGACGGCGGCGACAACGGCGACAAGTCCGATGGCGGCGACAAGTCCGACGGCGGCGACAACGGCGACAAGTCGATTGGCGGAGACAAGTCCCACGGGGGCCACGACGGTTGA